In Gossypium hirsutum isolate 1008001.06 chromosome D06, Gossypium_hirsutum_v2.1, whole genome shotgun sequence, one genomic interval encodes:
- the LOC107941368 gene encoding uncharacterized protein — MNDDIEELKNLMDVIINYPFGSDKPDYDRFNLSPELRCFLRYLKSEFLDYMSPRCLLDSPFIWGDADKCQFLINLDYLLKRGVIDLNRFNNSLHKCSDGNLSNWIYALYNKPVLYKVYDYSRNRYKLLTAAAVVRFCSNVFRHYNDYADECGERKIGKIRIVRKLREALPNLFVDLFDGCINHAYCFGDLKRAFRKPLASEYRD; from the exons ATGAATGATGACATTGAAGaacttaaaaatttgatggaCGTCATCATAAATTACCCGTTCGGATCAGATAAGCCAGATTATGATCGTTTCAATTTGTCTCCTGAACTGAGATGTTTTCTTCGTTATCTCAAGTCTGAATTTTT GGATTACATGAGCCCCAGGTGCTTACTTGATTCGCCTTTTATTTGGGGAGACGCTGATAAGTGTCAGTTTCTTATCAATCTGGATTATCTCCTGAAGAGAGGAGTAATTGATCTTAACCGTTTTAATAATTCTTTACATAAGTGTTCAGATGGAAATTTGAGTAACTGGATATATGCTTTGTATAACAAACCGGTGCTGTATAAAGTATATGACTATAGTCGAAATCGTTACAAACTCTTGACCGCTGCTGCTGTTGTACGATTCTGCTCAAATGTTTTCCGGCATTACAATGACTATGCAGATGAATGCGGGGAAAGAAAA ATTGGCAAGATTAGGATCGTGAGAAAGTTGAGGGAGGCCCTGCCAAATTTATTTGTGGATCTATTTGACGGTTGTATCAATCATGCATACTGCTTTGGAGATTT GAAACGAGCTTTTCGCAAACCTTTGGCTTCTGAATACCGAGACTGA